From the genome of Synergistaceae bacterium:
CCTTGAAGGGCGATTTAAAATTTTCCGGCTGCGTTGTTATTCTTTGAAACGCTGTCGAGATAAATAATTTCCGGCTTAGTGATTAAGTGCTGCATAAGATTCATTGCTGAAATTCTTAACATTGTTCTACTGGTGTCAAAACCAGTGAAGGCCGGTCCTCTGAAATTTTCTAAAGGGTGTCGTTAAAGTATCTTAAGCCACATTACCATACAGCAAATTTGTACCGATGCTAAACATGTTGACGTATTTTTTGCATATCGCGTCGCTATTCCACGCCAACGTTTCAACTCTAAAAAATGTATTTTCTACTATGTGACGAAATTCATAATATCGTTGCTCATGGCGGTTTCTCTTCGGCGGAATTACTACTTCCATTCCAGCTTCTTTGACTGCTTCCAATACATTATTTGTATCATATCCGCGATCAGCAAGTAAACTTTTTGCATTTATTCCTTGAATGAGTTGGGGAACTTGTGTGCTATCTGCTATTGTTCTGCTTGTTATAA
Proteins encoded in this window:
- a CDS encoding transposase — encoded protein: MPVRIIITSRTIADSTQVPQLIQGINAKSLLADRGYDTNNVLEAVKEAGMEVVIPPKRNRHEQRYYEFRHIVENTFFRVETLAWNSDAICKKYVNMFSIGTNLLYGNVA